The genomic region CCGGTGGTCCGCCGCCCGGTACGCCGGGTCGCCACCACCGCCGCCCGCGTCGTCGGACCCGCCACCGTCCCGGCGCGGCGCGCAACAGTCGCCGCCGCACCGGGCGTCCGGCCGACCCGGACGCCCATCCCCGCGGCCCGCCCGGGGCCGCCCCGGCCGGCTGCCGGTCGGCCCGTGCCGCCGCCCGTCCGTCTCGCCCACCGGCCGGCCTCGTCCGAATCGGGCACCGGCGTGCCGGCGCCGGCCTCGACTCAAGCGCCCGGCGCCTGACCAGCGCGCCGCCCGCGCAATCGGCCGCCGGGGTGCCGGCGCCAGCTTCGACTCGCGCGCCCGGCGCCCGACCAGCGCGCCACCTGCGGACGCGGCGGTTCGGCACGCACCGGCGGCGCCCGCGGGCCAGAGCCCGCGGCGGCAGCGCCCCGGGCCCTGCGCGCGGCCGGGGCATGGTCCCGTCGTTGGCCGTGTGAGCGAGGCCATGGTCTTGGTCGGGGCCGAGGGCACGTTCGGGACCGGACCGGACGAAGATCATCGTTACGCTGCGGCCATGGAGATCGAGGAGCGCCTCCGGCGGGTCCGTCGGTGGCTGTGGGTCGTGGTGGTCGGGCTCTTTCTCAGTGGCGTGACCGCGTTCCCGCTGGAGATCGAGGTCCGCTGGCTGCTCCGAGCGGTCGAGCCGTTCGCCGACCAGATGCCCGCCCTGGTCGCCTGGATCGAGCGGGTCCACACCGGACTGGTCGAAACCGGCGACCGTCAGCCGTTCATGCTCTACGGCACCGACTGGCTGGCCTTCGCGCACCTGGTGCTCGCCGTCGCCTTCTGGGGACCACTGCGCGACCCGGTGCGCAACGTGTGGGTGGTCCAGCTCGGGCTCATCGCGTGTGCCGGCATCGTGCCGCTGGCGCTGATCTGCGGGCCGATCCGGGACATTCCCTGGTTCTGGACGCTGGTCGACCTGTCCTTCGCCGTCGGCGCCTTCCCGCCACTCTGGTTCGCCTACCGGCACATCCGCCGGATCGAGGCGGCCGGGGGAGGCTGGCGCGCCGGCCGGCCAATCGCCGAGGCCGCCGCCGACGCCAGCTGAGCGGAGGCCGGGACACCGTCGTCCTTTATCGACGCCATGTCGCCGACATGGCGGTGTCCCGCCGATCCGGATGCCGCGTTGTGGGCGACATGGAGTCGATCATTCAGACCGGAGCCGACGAGGCCGGCGGCGGAGGCGCCCGGCGGCGTCGGAAGTGATGAGCGTTATGACGGAGAGGCATATTTGTGCCTCTCCGTCATAGTCGTGGCACCGGGCCCTCTGGCTGGTGCCGCTCGCCCGCGCCGACGAGGGCGCGAGCACCCCGGGGCAGCGCTTCTCGTGATGGTGGGCTGCCCTCCTCGGCTCCTGATCGCCCGGCTGCCGGCAAATTCGGATGGCCGTCCGTGGCCTTCGGCGAGCCCGGAGTCCGAGGGCAAGGGGGGCGTTGTGCACCCGGGCCGGGCTCGGGCGGAACAGCCCGGCTGTGGGCGACTGCCCGGGTGCCGACGAGCCCCGCGGGGGCCGCGCCGGGAGCGCGAGGAGGCGCTCGTGGCCTGGAGGTCGGACGGGCCGGCCGAGACCGCGGTGGCGGCGGCCGAGCGGGCGCTGAGCGTCGGCGGACTGGCGGGGTGCCCGCCGCCGCGCGGCGGCGGGCACCCGGTGCTCAGCGGGTGAGGAGGCGGTGGGCGTCGCGGATCTTGGCCCAGGACTTCGGCTCCACCGGCGGCGCGGCCTTGCGGGCCGCCAAGCCGGGCACCTCCGGCCGGCCGGCGGTGAACAGCCAGGTGGTGAACAGGTCCGTCAGGTCCAGCCCGGAGATCCGCTCGGCGAGGGCCTGGAACTGCGCGATCGTGCCGTTGCCGTAGCGGTGCTCGGCGGTCCAGGCGGGCAGGATCTCGAAGAACGCGTCGTCGCCGACGGCCAGCCGGAGCTGATGTACGGCCATCGCGCCCCGGTCGTAGACGGCGTCGTCGAAGATCCGACCCGGACCCGGGTCACCCGGCGGCACCTGCCAGAACTCGGAGTCCTCCGGGTAGCTGGCGTAGGTGAAGTCGAACAGCTCCTGCGCGGTGCCCTCGCCCTGCTCCTCCGACCAGAGCCACTCCGCGTACGAGGCGAAGCCCTCGTTGAGCCAGATGTCCTGCCAGCGAGCCACCGAGACGGAGTCGCCGAACCACTGGTGGGCCAGCTCGTGCACGACCACCGAGGTGTTGGAGCCACGGCGCCAGAAGCCCGGGCCGTACACCGGACGGGTCTGCGTCTCGAGCGCGAAGCCGATGCCGTCGACCGGTCCGGCGACGCCGCCCTGCGCCTCGAACGGGTACGGGCCGAAGATCCCGCTGCCCCACTCGACGATCTCGGCGGTCCGCTCGATGCTGGCCCGGGCGGCCGGCCCCAACTCGCCCAGCGTGGTGCTGTACGCGTTCACCACCGGCTGGCCGTTCGGCGCGGTGTCGGTGACGATGTCGTACTCGCCGATCGCCAGGAAGGCCAGGTAGGTGGCGGTGGGGGAGGTGGTCCGCCAGATCCACCGGGTGCGGTTGCCCGCCTCGGCCAGCGGCGGCCGGGGCTGCACCCCGTTGCTGATCACCTCGACGCCCGTCGGCACGG from Micromonospora sp. WMMD812 harbors:
- a CDS encoding M1 family metallopeptidase is translated as MRRVLRAAIAVLTLTGAGTVATGAPGHAAPPSGWGRPTATTAAPQPGGPGLGDTYFPDYGNGGYDVEHYDVRLRYDPASDRLTGTTTILARATEDLSRFNLDFLLDVESVRINGWAATATTEGVHELVVTPSRPITRGQQLTIVVRYAGVPSETLVGDYTGWTRTDDGAMAVNEPESAWWWFPSNDHPLDKATFDISVSVPTGVEVISNGVQPRPPLAEAGNRTRWIWRTTSPTATYLAFLAIGEYDIVTDTAPNGQPVVNAYSTTLGELGPAARASIERTAEIVEWGSGIFGPYPFEAQGGVAGPVDGIGFALETQTRPVYGPGFWRRGSNTSVVVHELAHQWFGDSVSVARWQDIWLNEGFASYAEWLWSEEQGEGTAQELFDFTYASYPEDSEFWQVPPGDPGPGRIFDDAVYDRGAMAVHQLRLAVGDDAFFEILPAWTAEHRYGNGTIAQFQALAERISGLDLTDLFTTWLFTAGRPEVPGLAARKAAPPVEPKSWAKIRDAHRLLTR